DNA from Krasilnikovia cinnamomea:
CGCGGTCTCGGTCATGCGCAAGCACCGCCTCGCGGAGCTGCTGCTGGTCAACGTCATCGGCATGCCCTACGAGGAGGCCCACGAGGAGGCCTGCCGCTGGGAGCACGTGATGAGCGACGCCGTGGAAAAGAAGGTCTACGAGCTGCTCAACAAGCCGACCCGTTCGCCGTACGGCAACCCGATCCCGGGCCTGGAGGCCTTCGGCACCTCGGCCGCGACGGAACGCGCCGAGGCCGCGATCGTGGGCGCGGAGCGCAACCTCGCGTTCCCCGGCCTCTCCGGCGACGTGGTGGTGCGGCGCATCTGCGAGAGCGTGCAGACCAACGCGGGGGTGCTGCGGCAGTTGCACGCGGCCGGGATCGACCCGGGTGCGACCGTGACCGTGGCGCAGGAACGCGACGCGGTCACGATCGACCGCTCGGGCGACAAGATCCGGCTGCCGCGCGAGGTGGCGTCCCGCGTCTTCGTCGCGGCCCACTGAGGCGTCCCGGCGGCGCCTCAGCCTTTCGTGGTGTTCATGGCCTTGGCCAGCGACACCAGCTTCGTCGACAGCTGATCCACCTGAGCCTGCTTCGCGCCCTTGGGGAAGGTGAACTTCAGGGTCTGCAACTGCGCGGCCTCGCTGAGCCAGGTGACCTCGACGCTGGGGCCGTGACCGCCGGAGGCGCCGGACAGCAGCCGGTATCCGGCCCGGCCGAGGCCCTTGACCCGGGTGGCCTTGGCGGGCATCAGGTCCTGCAGGAACAGGTTCGCGTCCGCCTTGGTGCTCTCGACCACGGACAGTGCCAGGTTGGGGTAGTCGCCGCTCTCGGTCTGCACCACGCAGGTGGAGGTGTCGTCGACCTGGTCGGAGCCCGCCACCGTGAAGGTGACCCCGATCGTGTCCCGGATGAACGCGTAGTCCCACAGGATGCACGCACCGCCCGCGGAGGCGGCCGGCTGCTCGATCACCTGCACCGGGGGCAGGCCCGCGTCCGCCTTGCCGCTGGAGCATCCCGTGGGGGCGAGCAGGGTGGCGGCGGCGCCGAGCGCGGCGAGACGCGAACGCACGTGGGTCCTCCCGATGGAATCGGGGCACACCGTACTTCGCGTCGCGCGGGGAGGGAATACCGGGTCAGACACCATCGACGTACGGACAGTGACGGCAGCCGCGGCCGCAGCAGGTGCCCCGGTCGGCGAGGAAACCCGCGGTGAGCACGAACAGGCCGGTGTCCGGGTCGAGGTAGCCCGGGCGGCCGTCGGCGAGGGCCGCCGCGTGCGCGGCGAGGATCTCCGGGCGGCGCGGGTGGTCCGGCGCCAGCCGGGACGGGTGCGGCTCGGTCAGGGGCCGCGGCGCCAGGGGTCTGCTCTCGTGCGCCACGCGAAGGACGGTATCACTTGACATTGCCTGTCAAGCGGGTCGACGATGGGGCCGTGCCCACTCGCGGGGAGCTGGTCGAGCAGATCGTGCACCTGCTCGACGTACGGCTGATCGACCCCCTCGACATCCTGCTCGACGGTGACGACACGGTCGCCCGCCTGCGCGACCTCGTCCGGATCCGAGCCGGCCGGTGGGCC
Protein-coding regions in this window:
- a CDS encoding metal-dependent transcriptional regulator, encoding MNDLVDTTEMYLRTILELEEEGVPPLRARIAERLHQSGPTVSQTVARMERDGLLTVEGDRHLQLTELGRSHAVSVMRKHRLAELLLVNVIGMPYEEAHEEACRWEHVMSDAVEKKVYELLNKPTRSPYGNPIPGLEAFGTSAATERAEAAIVGAERNLAFPGLSGDVVVRRICESVQTNAGVLRQLHAAGIDPGATVTVAQERDAVTIDRSGDKIRLPREVASRVFVAAH
- a CDS encoding DUF5522 domain-containing protein, which produces MAHESRPLAPRPLTEPHPSRLAPDHPRRPEILAAHAAALADGRPGYLDPDTGLFVLTAGFLADRGTCCGRGCRHCPYVDGV